The Desulfuromonadales bacterium nucleotide sequence TAGGCCAGCACCGCATCTCCGGAAGAGGCAAAGAGGAGCAGAACGCGGCTGGCATCCAACTCCCTGGCAGCAAAGAGCCGGGCGATTTCTTCGATAGTGCCGATCAGCACCCGGATGCCACGCGGCACGGCCGCTTCCATCAGTAGTCGCTGGAAAGTGAGCCCGGCCACCTCGTCGTTGGCCACGACGATACAATTGGCATGCGTGTACGGGACCCAGCTTTCCAGGACCTGACCGTGTATGAGGCGGTTGTCGATACGGGCCAGAACGATACTCATACATCACTACCCTGGATAATTCCGGGCGTTAAAGAGACGATGATCTCAAAGGAGTTGCCAGCGTTTCCTGCGGCCGCTCATTTTTGCAGAAATTCACTGGCCAGAGAAATGCTTTGCTGTCCATAGGCTTTGAGCATGGCAGCCAGTTCGGAAATGGGAAGGCCCTCCTGGCTGTTGAAAAACTTGAGCACCATGGGGAGATTGACCCCGG carries:
- a CDS encoding PTS sugar transporter subunit IIB yields the protein MSIVLARIDNRLIHGQVLESWVPYTHANCIVVANDEVAGLTFQRLLMEAAVPRGIRVLIGTIEEIARLFAARELDASRVLLLFASSGDAVLAYRQGVPFAVLNLGNMHGGEGKMRLSCTIALDPADIDNLKSLEDAGVRIVSQCIPSDREQSWRKLIRETRD